The following are from one region of the Streptomyces changanensis genome:
- a CDS encoding aminotransferase class IV family protein, producing the protein MTSTTSFAVHRDGRASTAAELAPLAFAGYAHFTAAQVRGGRIRGLDLHLERLRSASLELFGRALPDATVRSHLRTALEAGPADVSLTATVHSPAGEFTVADPDETPALLVRTGPPAHGPAGPLSLEPVTHERFLPTVKHVGEPAKTHLLRRAAAQGFDDAVFLDRRGRLSEATIWNLAFWDGTSVVWPVADMLHGTTMGVLRRALRRLGVPQRRQEVTAADLPALAGAVVMNSWTPGVPVHRIGAAELPAAPSFVDLLHRAYASEPPTAP; encoded by the coding sequence ATGACGTCCACGACCTCGTTCGCCGTGCACCGCGACGGCCGGGCCTCGACCGCAGCGGAGCTGGCGCCGCTCGCCTTCGCCGGGTACGCCCACTTCACCGCCGCCCAAGTGCGCGGCGGTCGGATCCGCGGCCTCGACCTCCATCTGGAACGGCTGCGGTCGGCTTCCCTTGAGCTGTTCGGCCGGGCGCTGCCCGACGCGACGGTCCGGTCCCACCTGCGGACCGCCCTGGAGGCGGGGCCCGCGGACGTCTCGCTGACCGCCACGGTCCACTCCCCGGCGGGCGAGTTCACCGTGGCCGACCCGGACGAGACACCCGCGCTGCTGGTCCGTACCGGGCCGCCGGCGCACGGACCCGCCGGCCCGCTGTCGCTGGAGCCGGTGACGCACGAGCGCTTCCTGCCGACGGTCAAGCACGTGGGCGAACCGGCCAAGACGCACCTGCTCCGTCGGGCCGCCGCACAGGGCTTCGACGACGCCGTGTTCCTCGACCGGCGGGGCCGGCTCAGCGAGGCGACGATCTGGAACCTGGCGTTCTGGGACGGCACGTCGGTGGTGTGGCCGGTGGCCGACATGCTCCACGGCACGACGATGGGCGTGCTGCGGCGCGCCCTGCGCCGGCTCGGCGTCCCGCAGCGCCGGCAGGAGGTCACCGCCGCCGACCTGCCCGCGCTGGCCGGGGCCGTCGTCATGAACTCGTGGACGCCGGGCGTCCCGGTCCACCGGATCGGCGCCGCGGAACTGCCGGCGGCCCCGTCCTTCGTGGACCTGCTCCACCGCGCGTACGCCTCCGAACCACCCACCGCCCCCTGA
- a CDS encoding tetratricopeptide repeat protein — MDDGGDAYRKAGYDLSHGMWLEKDGDVAGARAAYQRAVDSGCPGPAAMAATNLGALLATHGDPDGAVTAYRAAVDSGHPDAGPLAATNLGSLLHRLGDTDGARAAYRAALDSGHPDAAPRAAALLGNLLADLGDVGGAREALRAAMDSGHPEEAPGAAFTLGYVLKRQGHPEEARAAYQWAIDSGHPEVRSMSAANLGFLLKEQGDVEGARAAYQRAVDFGHRDFAPRAALDLGLLLTAHGDVEGARAALGTAVDSGHPYAAGQARRLLADLG; from the coding sequence ATGGACGACGGCGGCGACGCGTACCGGAAGGCCGGCTACGACCTGAGCCACGGCATGTGGCTGGAGAAGGACGGGGACGTCGCGGGCGCCCGGGCCGCCTACCAGCGGGCCGTCGACTCCGGGTGTCCCGGGCCCGCGGCGATGGCCGCGACCAACCTCGGTGCCCTGCTGGCCACCCACGGCGACCCCGACGGCGCGGTCACCGCCTACCGCGCCGCCGTCGACTCCGGCCATCCGGACGCCGGCCCGCTGGCCGCCACCAACCTCGGCTCCCTCCTGCACCGGCTCGGGGACACCGACGGCGCACGGGCCGCCTACCGCGCGGCCCTCGACTCCGGCCACCCCGACGCCGCTCCCCGGGCCGCCGCCCTGCTGGGCAACCTGCTGGCCGACCTGGGCGACGTGGGCGGCGCCCGTGAGGCGCTGCGCGCGGCGATGGACTCCGGCCACCCCGAGGAGGCTCCGGGCGCCGCCTTCACGCTCGGCTACGTCCTCAAGCGGCAGGGGCACCCGGAGGAGGCACGGGCGGCGTACCAGTGGGCGATCGACTCCGGCCACCCCGAGGTGCGCTCCATGTCCGCCGCGAACCTCGGCTTCCTGCTGAAGGAGCAGGGCGACGTCGAGGGCGCCCGGGCCGCCTACCAGCGGGCCGTCGACTTCGGCCACCGGGACTTCGCCCCGCGTGCCGCCCTCGACCTCGGTCTCCTGCTGACCGCGCACGGCGACGTCGAGGGGGCCCGGGCGGCGCTCGGTACGGCCGTCGACTCCGGGCACCCGTACGCCGCCGGGCAGGCGCGCCGGCTCCTCGCGGACCTCGGCTGA
- a CDS encoding MFS transporter: MSEHRAGSEAPGHIPEPGDRWLLVAVAGMLSFVAMLDMNIVNIALAAISESLDVSAATAQWAVLGYQLPVVALLLPVGRWLDGVGTRSALLVSAGGFALCSALAALAPWASWLIAARIAQGAFGAVLFVLMPVLAIRSVRPEARGRAMSVPATLGPLGAVTGPAVGGLLLDHLGWRAVFLVKIPFCLLALFVAWRAMPKDGRLRALDRRALADTVLVASGVTFLLLSLTLAYDDRAWLLLALAALPPLWWWARGPSGRPVTAAISASRSYPAHGAVLALAAAFAAMHYVTALHLQRDSGFSATATGLALLAFPLGMGVAGPVGGRLADRYGARPVAVVGACLTAAGLLLLVPLGDGWTLPDMAWRLALAGVGMGLNGGPTQALVMSSAPRERTATIASTMQLSRSAGFTVGPALATAAWGLAGADGGVRAGLVLAAVAACAAVPLISVRGGRSTSAPDSEAGPKAGPEGGSQADPASGAAPAARP; encoded by the coding sequence GTGTCAGAGCACCGTGCGGGTTCGGAAGCGCCCGGTCACATACCGGAACCCGGCGATCGCTGGCTCCTGGTGGCCGTGGCGGGCATGCTGTCGTTCGTGGCGATGCTCGACATGAACATCGTCAACATCGCCCTGGCGGCGATATCCGAGAGCCTGGACGTGTCGGCCGCGACGGCGCAGTGGGCCGTCCTCGGTTACCAACTACCGGTGGTGGCGCTGCTGCTGCCCGTCGGGCGGTGGCTCGACGGCGTGGGCACGCGGTCCGCGCTGCTCGTGTCGGCCGGTGGCTTCGCCCTCTGCAGCGCGCTGGCCGCCCTCGCCCCCTGGGCGTCCTGGCTGATCGCGGCGCGCATCGCCCAGGGGGCGTTCGGCGCCGTGCTGTTCGTGCTCATGCCGGTCCTGGCGATCCGCTCCGTACGGCCCGAGGCGCGCGGTCGGGCCATGAGCGTCCCGGCGACCCTCGGCCCGCTCGGCGCGGTGACCGGCCCGGCGGTGGGCGGACTGCTCCTGGACCACCTGGGCTGGCGGGCCGTGTTCCTGGTCAAGATCCCGTTCTGTCTGCTCGCGCTCTTCGTGGCGTGGCGGGCCATGCCGAAGGACGGGCGGCTGCGCGCGCTCGACCGCAGGGCGCTCGCCGACACGGTACTGGTCGCCTCCGGCGTGACGTTCCTCCTGCTGTCGCTGACCCTCGCCTACGACGACCGAGCGTGGCTGCTGCTCGCCCTCGCCGCGTTGCCGCCGCTGTGGTGGTGGGCACGTGGCCCGAGCGGCCGCCCCGTGACCGCCGCGATCAGCGCGTCCCGCTCCTACCCGGCGCACGGCGCCGTCCTGGCGCTCGCGGCGGCCTTCGCCGCCATGCACTACGTCACCGCCCTGCACCTCCAACGGGACAGCGGCTTCAGCGCCACCGCGACGGGACTGGCCCTGCTGGCGTTCCCGCTCGGCATGGGCGTGGCCGGGCCCGTCGGCGGACGCCTCGCCGACCGCTACGGCGCCCGGCCCGTGGCGGTCGTCGGCGCCTGCCTCACCGCCGCCGGGCTGCTCCTCCTCGTTCCCCTGGGCGACGGCTGGACCCTGCCGGACATGGCGTGGCGGCTGGCGCTGGCGGGCGTCGGCATGGGGCTCAACGGCGGCCCGACGCAGGCGCTCGTCATGAGCTCCGCCCCCCGGGAGCGGACCGCCACCATCGCGTCGACCATGCAGCTGTCGCGCAGCGCGGGCTTCACCGTGGGCCCGGCCCTGGCCACCGCGGCCTGGGGCCTGGCCGGCGCCGACGGCGGCGTCCGCGCCGGGCTCGTCCTGGCCGCCGTCGCCGCCTGCGCCGCCGTCCCCCTCATCTCCGTACGGGGAGGCCGATCCACCTCCGCACCCGATTCCGAGGCCGGTCCCAAGGCCGGCCCCGAGGGCGGTTCGCAGGCCGACCCGGCGTCCGGCGCGGCGCCCGCCGCGCGCCCCTGA
- the lepB gene encoding signal peptidase I yields MTTAEHEKAADHGSGGTHAQDGESGTGGAAGGADGEGSGVGGGEGGTGGGAGAVAGGVPGARRRRGGGARRPWWKELPVLIGVALLLSLGIKTFGVQPFSIPSGSMENTLREDDRVLVDKFTPWFGWTPQRGQVVVFRDPGGWLPEEPRETDGALVHGVRTALGFVGLTAPPDERNLIKRVIAVAGDTVTCERGRPLRVNGAALDEPYLHPGATPCDDAPVGTVTVPAGHLWVMGDHRDDSRDSRAHVHGPGGGFVPVANVVGRAFAVAWPVSRWSPLPVPDTFTAPGAPRG; encoded by the coding sequence ATGACCACCGCCGAGCACGAGAAGGCAGCGGACCACGGGAGCGGCGGCACGCACGCCCAGGACGGCGAGAGTGGTACCGGTGGTGCGGCAGGCGGCGCCGATGGTGAGGGAAGCGGCGTCGGCGGCGGGGAGGGCGGTACCGGCGGCGGAGCCGGCGCGGTGGCCGGGGGCGTCCCGGGCGCCCGGCGTCGGCGCGGGGGCGGGGCGCGGCGGCCGTGGTGGAAGGAGTTACCGGTCCTGATCGGTGTCGCCCTCCTCCTGTCGCTCGGGATCAAGACGTTCGGGGTGCAGCCCTTCTCCATCCCCTCGGGGTCGATGGAGAACACCCTGCGGGAGGACGACCGGGTCCTGGTGGACAAGTTCACCCCGTGGTTCGGCTGGACCCCGCAGCGGGGGCAGGTCGTGGTCTTCCGCGATCCCGGCGGCTGGCTCCCCGAGGAGCCGCGCGAGACGGACGGCGCCCTGGTGCACGGGGTACGGACGGCCCTGGGCTTCGTGGGGCTGACGGCCCCGCCGGACGAACGGAACCTGATCAAGCGGGTGATCGCCGTGGCGGGTGACACCGTGACGTGCGAGCGCGGCCGACCGCTGCGGGTCAACGGTGCCGCCCTCGACGAGCCGTACCTCCATCCGGGTGCCACGCCGTGTGACGACGCCCCCGTGGGCACGGTCACCGTGCCCGCCGGGCACCTGTGGGTGATGGGCGACCACCGCGACGACTCCCGGGACTCGCGCGCCCACGTCCACGGGCCGGGCGGCGGTTTCGTCCCCGTGGCGAACGTGGTGGGCCGGGCCTTCGCCGTCGCCTGGCCCGTCTCCCGCTGGTCCCCCCTTCCGGTACCCGACACGTTCACGGCGCCTGGCGCACCGCGCGGCTGA
- a CDS encoding DUF4383 domain-containing protein → MTARSRVQQAALLMGAVFLLVGILGFIPGVTTDYDSLKFAEHDSTAKLLGVFQVSVLHNIVHLLFGVAGVLMSRAASTARTYLIGGGVIYLVLWLYGLIIDHDSSANFVPVNNADNWLHLVLGLVMIALGVALTRRSRTDTR, encoded by the coding sequence ATGACGGCTCGCTCCCGTGTCCAGCAGGCCGCGCTTCTGATGGGGGCGGTGTTCCTGCTGGTGGGCATCCTGGGGTTCATCCCCGGCGTCACCACGGACTACGACTCGCTCAAGTTCGCCGAGCACGACTCCACCGCGAAGCTGCTGGGCGTCTTCCAGGTGTCGGTCCTGCACAACATCGTGCACCTGCTGTTCGGCGTCGCGGGCGTCCTCATGTCCCGCGCCGCCTCCACCGCCCGCACGTACCTGATCGGCGGAGGGGTGATCTACCTGGTGCTGTGGCTGTACGGGCTGATCATCGACCACGACAGCAGCGCGAACTTCGTGCCGGTCAACAACGCCGACAACTGGCTGCACCTGGTACTCGGCCTCGTCATGATCGCCCTGGGCGTCGCCCTGACCCGCCGTTCCCGGACCGACACACGATGA
- the asnB gene encoding asparagine synthase (glutamine-hydrolyzing): MCGITGYVSFHRDARRERPVIEAMTATLTPRGPDAGGVWTGEHAAIGHRRLAVIDIAGGVQPMLDRPQDPTTVLTYSGEVYNHHELRAELRGLGHTFHTRSDTEVVLRAYAQWGEGMADHLEGMFAFGIWDEREQRLVLVRDRLGVKPLFWAAVDGGLAFGSEPKALFAHPEIRPRVDADGLREAYSLLFNTGPTVWSGVREVEPGGILVLDRGGVRERRYWELRAHPHGDDQDATVERVRELVGAAARSQLEADVPLCSLMSGGLDSTVLTGLLADELRRREGEDARIRSYAVDYSDQAEEFTGDVLRTGHDTPFANEAGAFIGTDHSTVILDPRALLDPEHRKAVVVARDSPIGVGDMDTSLYLLFGEIRKHSTVALSGEAADEVFGGYPWFHNPKALAAETFPWLLVTGDEAAMPMNPDLRLGLTEFRENTYRAALDAVPHLDDETPAEHRQRVMQHVSLTRWLRQLLHRKDRLSMAQGLEVRVPYCDHRLVEYAFTTPWSLKSFDGREKSLLRAAGAGYAPDSVLYRPKNHYPATHHPDYNRGLQAMARDAMSLEQVRMLADERLVKPCLDTPAEQLEWGHRLRLERVVDLALWLDHYKPELAL, from the coding sequence ATGTGTGGAATCACCGGCTACGTCTCCTTCCATCGCGACGCCCGGCGTGAGAGGCCCGTCATCGAGGCCATGACCGCCACCCTCACTCCCCGCGGGCCCGACGCGGGAGGTGTCTGGACCGGCGAGCACGCCGCCATCGGACACCGGCGCCTGGCCGTCATCGACATCGCCGGCGGCGTCCAGCCGATGCTGGACCGGCCGCAGGACCCGACCACCGTCCTCACCTACAGCGGCGAGGTCTACAACCACCACGAGCTCCGGGCGGAGCTGCGCGGCCTCGGCCACACCTTCCACACCCGCAGCGACACCGAGGTCGTGCTCCGCGCCTACGCCCAGTGGGGCGAGGGGATGGCCGACCACCTGGAGGGCATGTTCGCCTTCGGCATCTGGGACGAGCGCGAGCAGCGGCTGGTCCTGGTGCGTGACCGGCTCGGCGTCAAGCCGCTGTTCTGGGCCGCCGTCGACGGGGGCCTGGCCTTCGGGTCCGAGCCCAAGGCCCTCTTCGCCCACCCCGAGATCCGGCCCCGCGTCGACGCCGACGGCCTGCGGGAGGCGTACAGCCTGCTGTTCAACACCGGCCCCACCGTGTGGTCCGGCGTCCGGGAGGTCGAGCCGGGCGGGATCCTCGTCCTGGACCGGGGCGGCGTCCGCGAGCGCCGCTACTGGGAACTGCGGGCCCACCCGCACGGCGACGACCAGGACGCCACCGTCGAGCGCGTGCGCGAGCTGGTCGGCGCGGCCGCCCGCAGCCAGCTGGAGGCCGACGTCCCCCTGTGCAGCCTGATGTCCGGCGGTCTGGACTCCACCGTCCTCACCGGCCTCCTCGCCGACGAGCTGCGCCGGCGCGAGGGCGAGGACGCCCGCATCCGCTCGTACGCGGTCGACTACAGCGACCAGGCGGAGGAGTTCACCGGCGACGTGCTGCGCACCGGGCACGACACGCCGTTCGCCAACGAGGCGGGCGCGTTCATCGGGACCGACCACAGCACCGTGATCCTCGACCCGCGGGCGCTCCTCGACCCCGAGCACCGCAAGGCCGTCGTCGTCGCCCGGGACTCGCCGATCGGCGTGGGCGACATGGACACCTCGCTGTACCTGCTCTTCGGCGAGATCCGCAAGCACTCGACCGTGGCCCTCTCCGGTGAGGCGGCCGACGAGGTCTTCGGCGGCTACCCGTGGTTCCACAACCCGAAGGCGCTCGCCGCCGAGACCTTCCCCTGGCTGCTCGTCACCGGGGACGAGGCCGCGATGCCGATGAACCCGGACCTGCGCCTGGGCCTCACCGAGTTCCGCGAGAACACCTACCGCGCCGCCCTCGACGCCGTCCCGCACCTCGACGACGAGACGCCGGCCGAGCACCGCCAGCGCGTGATGCAGCACGTGTCGCTCACGCGGTGGCTGCGCCAGCTCCTGCACCGCAAGGACCGGCTGAGCATGGCGCAGGGCCTGGAGGTGCGCGTCCCGTACTGCGACCACCGCCTGGTGGAGTACGCGTTCACCACCCCCTGGTCGCTGAAGAGCTTCGACGGCCGGGAGAAGAGCCTGCTGAGGGCGGCGGGCGCCGGGTACGCGCCGGACTCGGTGCTGTACCGGCCGAAGAACCACTACCCGGCCACCCACCACCCCGACTACAACCGCGGCCTGCAGGCGATGGCCCGCGACGCCATGTCCCTGGAGCAGGTCCGCATGCTGGCCGACGAGCGGCTCGTCAAGCCGTGCCTCGACACCCCGGCCGAGCAGCTGGAGTGGGGCCACCGCCTGCGCCTGGAGCGGGTCGTGGACCTCGCCCTGTGGCTGGACCACTACAAGCCGGAACTCGCCCTCTGA
- a CDS encoding phage holin family protein: MTALYEHDDRLRVRDLQPPPATASDTSIGDLISDISADVSQLVRDEIELAKAEIKEESTKAGKAMGMLGGAGYAGHLVLLLGSLTLIFALGNVMDLAWAALIVTALWAVVGAVLYTTGRKRMRTVNLKPEQTMESLKEDARWARHPRN; the protein is encoded by the coding sequence ATGACCGCACTGTACGAGCACGACGACCGGTTGCGCGTCCGCGACCTCCAGCCGCCGCCCGCCACCGCGAGCGACACCTCGATCGGTGATCTGATCAGCGACATCAGCGCGGACGTGTCGCAGCTCGTCCGTGACGAGATCGAGCTGGCGAAGGCGGAGATCAAGGAGGAGTCCACCAAGGCCGGCAAGGCCATGGGCATGCTCGGTGGCGCCGGATACGCGGGCCACCTGGTGCTCCTCCTGGGCAGCCTCACGCTGATCTTCGCGCTGGGCAACGTGATGGACCTGGCGTGGGCCGCGCTGATCGTCACCGCCCTGTGGGCCGTGGTGGGCGCCGTGCTCTACACGACCGGCCGCAAGCGGATGCGCACCGTCAACCTCAAGCCCGAGCAGACCATGGAGAGCCTGAAGGAGGACGCCCGATGGGCGCGACACCCCAGGAACTGA
- a CDS encoding cupin domain-containing protein: MTAIVCRNFDAADETRPFEDGKGRLDLITTGQGPVGRAVFEPGWRWTEHVRPLAGTDSCQAAHTGYVVSGRMRIVMDGGGESAEVGPGDFFTVEPGHDAWVLGDEPCVALDWTGFGDYARSAG; encoded by the coding sequence ATGACAGCCATCGTCTGCAGGAACTTCGACGCCGCCGACGAGACCCGTCCCTTCGAGGACGGCAAGGGCAGGCTGGACCTGATCACGACGGGGCAGGGTCCCGTCGGGCGTGCCGTCTTCGAACCCGGCTGGCGGTGGACCGAGCACGTCAGGCCGCTCGCCGGTACCGACAGCTGCCAGGCGGCGCACACCGGCTACGTGGTCAGCGGCCGGATGCGGATCGTCATGGACGGCGGCGGTGAGAGCGCCGAGGTGGGGCCCGGCGACTTCTTCACCGTCGAGCCCGGCCACGACGCCTGGGTGCTGGGGGACGAGCCCTGCGTCGCCCTGGACTGGACGGGCTTCGGCGACTACGCCCGGTCCGCCGGCTGA
- a CDS encoding DUF5709 domain-containing protein has translation MGDDRMADDVYQPTGTNEEQEDGAPLDLQDAVDERTYDDMLDEGYSPPERPLGVTKHGTTAAEQREGETLDQRLEQEVPDVAPQPGDGLGDLPGGDGELVDPEAGGARAGRLTAPDEGARPDTTKELIAEDQGIDAGAAGAEEAAMHIVEDGPAVEPDDDRAR, from the coding sequence ATGGGTGACGACCGGATGGCGGACGACGTCTACCAGCCCACCGGTACCAACGAGGAGCAGGAGGACGGTGCGCCGCTCGACCTCCAGGATGCTGTGGACGAGCGGACGTACGACGACATGCTGGACGAGGGGTACTCGCCCCCCGAGCGACCGCTCGGCGTCACCAAGCACGGGACGACGGCGGCCGAGCAGCGCGAGGGCGAGACGCTGGACCAGCGCCTGGAGCAGGAGGTCCCCGACGTGGCGCCGCAGCCGGGCGACGGTCTGGGGGACCTGCCGGGGGGCGACGGGGAGCTGGTGGACCCCGAGGCGGGCGGTGCGCGCGCCGGGCGGCTGACCGCGCCCGACGAGGGCGCGCGCCCGGACACCACCAAGGAGCTCATCGCCGAGGACCAGGGCATCGACGCGGGAGCCGCCGGCGCCGAGGAGGCCGCGATGCACATCGTGGAGGACGGCCCCGCCGTGGAGCCGGACGACGACCGCGCCCGCTGA
- a CDS encoding MerR family transcriptional regulator, translated as MLIGELSRRTGVATRLLRYYEAQGLLTSVRRGNGYRDYDEGAVPTVRQVRALLAAGLSTDVIRTVLPCARGEGPGLGFDWCAEIRDVLHGELAAADARIDALRRSRGTLARYLEHP; from the coding sequence ATGCTGATCGGGGAGTTGTCCCGGCGTACCGGCGTCGCCACGCGGCTGCTGCGCTACTACGAGGCGCAGGGGCTGCTCACCTCGGTCCGGCGCGGCAACGGGTACCGCGACTACGACGAGGGCGCCGTGCCCACCGTCCGGCAGGTGCGCGCGCTGCTCGCCGCCGGGCTCTCCACGGACGTGATCCGCACGGTCCTGCCCTGCGCCCGGGGTGAGGGGCCGGGCCTGGGCTTCGACTGGTGCGCCGAGATCCGGGACGTCCTGCACGGCGAGCTGGCGGCCGCGGACGCACGCATCGACGCCCTCCGCCGCAGCCGCGGCACACTCGCCCGCTACCTGGAGCACCCCTGA
- a CDS encoding outer membrane protein assembly factor BamB family protein encodes MTARVNDVPYGRRTRHTLSTTVAVLVALCALTTGCSSEAEELGVAWDTPADRKAEEQGNGAWLSGDTLVHSRFDTVRGYDARTGRQSWKYVPPGRSAVCHVADDTDSSVLVLTRDGDGTSAAAKGKRCADVVAIDMNNGREIWHTPLPALDPWATRLQPYTVSAGGGIAVLLRGDDLQAVDVRTGKARWKAALPKGCVPGTTAVAERQVAALLACGGTEYLLGDKVPSDAELFVATFAPATGALLWSAPLGNRSTVPWDARADFVSADPVVVAASASGDSDSGAYFSFGKNGRPNPPIDFSGPYGEIERSRRLTAAADDSRLYALPLHRVRNSRVDPHRLTAFDLATGDPVWGGSVDDDRLDGDTGYHIIPQDGKITVLTSRHETSFFGDPSSTNSLRVLDGATGEQREVHSFPEGDDPVDALFVHEGRLIGARYKSYGSRNKPFTSYEHR; translated from the coding sequence ATGACTGCGCGGGTGAACGACGTGCCGTACGGCAGACGGACCAGGCACACCCTGTCCACGACGGTGGCGGTCCTGGTCGCCCTCTGCGCACTCACCACCGGATGCTCCTCCGAGGCCGAGGAATTGGGCGTCGCCTGGGACACCCCTGCGGACCGCAAGGCCGAAGAGCAGGGCAACGGGGCCTGGCTGTCCGGCGATACGCTGGTCCACAGCCGCTTCGACACGGTGCGCGGGTACGACGCCCGTACCGGCAGGCAGAGTTGGAAGTACGTGCCACCCGGCCGCTCGGCGGTCTGCCACGTCGCCGACGACACCGACAGCTCGGTCCTGGTCCTCACCCGCGACGGGGACGGCACTTCCGCCGCGGCCAAGGGCAAGCGATGCGCCGACGTCGTCGCGATCGACATGAACAACGGCCGCGAGATCTGGCACACCCCTCTTCCCGCCCTCGATCCCTGGGCGACCCGCCTACAGCCCTACACGGTGTCCGCCGGCGGCGGCATCGCCGTGCTCCTTCGGGGGGACGACCTGCAGGCCGTGGACGTGCGCACGGGGAAGGCCCGCTGGAAGGCGGCCCTGCCCAAGGGCTGCGTACCGGGTACGACCGCGGTGGCCGAGCGCCAGGTCGCCGCCCTCCTTGCGTGCGGCGGCACCGAGTACCTCTTGGGCGACAAGGTCCCGAGCGACGCCGAACTCTTCGTCGCCACCTTCGCTCCCGCCACCGGCGCGCTCCTGTGGTCCGCCCCCCTCGGGAACCGGAGCACTGTCCCCTGGGACGCTCGTGCGGACTTCGTCTCGGCCGACCCGGTGGTCGTAGCCGCCTCGGCATCGGGCGACTCCGACTCCGGAGCCTACTTCTCCTTCGGCAAGAACGGCCGCCCGAACCCGCCGATCGATTTCAGCGGTCCCTACGGCGAGATCGAGCGCTCCAGACGACTCACGGCGGCGGCGGACGACAGCAGGCTCTACGCCTTGCCCCTCCACCGAGTGAGGAACAGCCGTGTCGACCCCCACCGCCTCACCGCGTTCGACCTGGCCACCGGGGACCCGGTCTGGGGCGGCAGCGTGGACGACGACCGCCTCGACGGCGACACCGGCTACCACATCATTCCCCAGGACGGGAAAATCACCGTCCTCACCTCGCGTCACGAAACGTCCTTCTTCGGCGACCCCAGTTCCACGAACAGCCTGCGGGTCCTCGACGGCGCCACGGGCGAGCAGCGCGAAGTCCACAGCTTCCCCGAGGGGGACGATCCGGTGGACGCGCTCTTCGTGCACGAGGGTCGGCTCATCGGCGCCCGCTACAAGTCGTACGGGTCACGGAACAAGCCCTTCACGTCCTACGAACACCGCTGA
- a CDS encoding hemerythrin domain-containing protein codes for MTLSIAEQSVEQLGGEASVLARQRRDHAELERLMRRYESGGGSSDERQRVLRDLVQLTFSHAFAEETVLWPALRRLAPDGEALTARVEDEHQRINDLVTEMERVGADDPLHDELAAEAFALIRQDIRDEEDLLLPRLQELLDRARLRRLGSAWETVRRTAPTRPHPAVPRRPPGNALLGVPLSALDRARDLLPAGVGSLAGRRFAVAAACLGAAWALTRAVRRRHRRPRRPSAVTRLTRLARHVRGAYPYGRRTCTTGLTAPPPPPRRASPHSAGRQTPGAAAHSLCVAAPGVRRTGRCGRRVSGRGRRPAPRRGRPPRCASRPPRRRRLPRRCPGPRR; via the coding sequence ATGACCCTGTCGATCGCGGAGCAGAGCGTCGAGCAGCTCGGCGGCGAGGCGAGCGTCCTGGCGCGTCAGCGCCGGGACCACGCCGAACTGGAACGCCTGATGCGACGGTACGAATCGGGCGGCGGATCGTCCGACGAGCGGCAGCGCGTCCTCCGCGACCTCGTCCAGCTCACCTTCAGCCACGCCTTCGCCGAGGAGACCGTGCTGTGGCCCGCGCTGCGCCGCCTCGCACCCGACGGCGAGGCGCTGACGGCGCGGGTCGAGGACGAGCACCAACGGATCAACGACCTCGTCACCGAGATGGAGCGGGTCGGCGCGGACGACCCGCTCCACGACGAACTCGCCGCCGAGGCGTTCGCCCTGATCCGGCAGGACATCCGCGACGAGGAGGACCTCCTCCTGCCCCGCTTGCAGGAACTCCTCGACCGGGCCAGGCTGCGCCGGCTCGGCTCGGCGTGGGAGACCGTGCGCCGCACCGCTCCCACCCGGCCGCACCCCGCCGTGCCGCGCCGACCCCCGGGCAACGCCCTCCTCGGCGTACCGCTGAGCGCCTTGGACCGGGCACGCGACCTGCTGCCCGCCGGTGTCGGCTCCCTGGCCGGCAGGAGGTTCGCCGTGGCGGCGGCCTGCCTGGGCGCCGCCTGGGCCCTCACCCGCGCCGTCCGGCGGCGCCACCGCCGACCGCGCCGCCCGTCCGCCGTGACCCGCCTGACCCGGCTCGCGCGGCACGTACGTGGCGCGTACCCGTACGGCAGACGCACGTGCACGACGGGCCTCACCGCACCCCCACCACCACCACGCCGGGCATCACCGCACTCGGCGGGACGCCAGACGCCCGGGGCCGCCGCGCACTCCCTGTGCGTGGCGGCCCCGGGCGTCAGGCGTACGGGCCGATGTGGCCGGCGGGTCAGCGGGCGCGGTCGTCGTCCGGCTCCACGGCGGGGCCGTCCTCCACGATGTGCATCGCGGCCTCCTCGGCGCCGGCGGCTCCCGCGTCGATGCCCTGGTCCTCGGCGATGA
- a CDS encoding hypervirulence associated TUDOR domain-containing protein, which yields MARDDGLSKGDEVTWRSHGQTVPGKVKKKITKRTEASGRTVDASKDDPQYEVESEKSGRTAVHRPDALHKKRRRS from the coding sequence ATGGCGAGGGACGACGGCCTGAGCAAGGGCGACGAGGTCACCTGGCGCAGCCACGGACAGACCGTCCCCGGCAAGGTCAAAAAGAAGATCACGAAGCGGACGGAGGCGTCGGGCCGCACCGTCGACGCCTCGAAGGACGACCCGCAGTACGAGGTGGAGAGCGAGAAGTCCGGCCGCACCGCGGTGCACCGCCCCGACGCCCTGCACAAGAAGCGCCGCAGGTCCTGA